The following proteins are encoded in a genomic region of Raphanus sativus cultivar WK10039 unplaced genomic scaffold, ASM80110v3 Scaffold1470, whole genome shotgun sequence:
- the LOC130504270 gene encoding cysteine-rich and transmembrane domain-containing protein WIH2-like: MSYERVPPESYPPPGYQSHYPPPGYPSAPPPPGYPPPHQEGYPPPQPHGYPPYPPPRPYEGGYQGYFAGNYPPPPPPPQQCNHYQHDHHHYEDSNSDGSSFLRGCLAALCCCCLLEECF, from the exons ATGAGCTACGAGAGAGTTCCACCGGAATCGTATCCTCCTCCAG GGTACCAATCTCATTATCCGCCTCCTGGCTATCCATCGGCGCCTCCGCCTCCGGGATATCCTCCGCCGCATCAGGAAGGTTATCCACCACCTCAGCCTCACGGATATCCACCGTACCCGCCGCCGCGTCCTTACGAAGGCGGTTATCAAGGCTACTTCGCCGGTAActatcctcctcctccacctccgcCGCAGCAGTGCAACCATTACCAGCACGATCATCACCATTACGAGGATTCAAACTCTGATGGCTCCTCTTTTCTCCGTGGCTG TCTTGCTGCTCTGTGCTGTTGCTGTTTGTTGGAGGAATGCTTCTGA
- the LOC108822410 gene encoding protein AUXIN SIGNALING F-BOX 3, translated as MNRATKLRPSTSEMNYFPDEVIEHIFDFVASHRDRNSISLVNKSWHKIERYSRRQVFIGNCYAISPERLIRRFPCLRSLTLKGKPHFADFNLVPHEWGGFLHPWIDALAKGRVKLEELRLKRMVVSDESLELLSRSFVGFKSLVLVSCDGFTTDGLASIAANCRNLRELDLQENEIDDHRGQWLNCFPDTCTTLVSLNFACLKGEINLSALERLVARSPNLKSLKVNRAVPLDALARLMSCCASQLVDLGVGCYENNEPEPESFAKLLFAIAKCTSLRSLSGFSEVGQLCLTAFIPISANLTSLNLSYAAEIQGNHLIKFVHFCKRLQRLWILDSIGDKGLEVVASSCKELQELRVFPSDLHDEEDNNNTAVTEVGLVAISAGCPKLHSILYFCKQMTNAALITVAKNCPNFIRFRLCILEPNKPDHITSQSLDEGFGAIVQACKGLRRLSVSGLLTDKVFLYIGMYAEQLEMLSIAFAGDTDKGMLDVLNGCKKLRKLEIRDSPFGNAALLADVGKYETMRSLWMSSCEVTLGGCKRLARNAPWLNVEIINENESGRMERNEEDEREKVDRLYLYRTVVGTRKDAPPCVTIL; from the exons ATGAACAGAGCTACCAAGCTCCGTCCATCTACCTCCGAGATGAATTACTTCCCGGACGAGGTGATCGAGCACATTTTCGACTTCGTAGCATCCCACAGAGACAGGAACTCGATCTCTCTGGTCAACAAATCATGGCACAAGATCGAGAGGTACAGCAGGCGTCAAGTGTTCATCGGAAACTGCTACGCGATCAGCCCCGAGAGGCTGATCAGGAGGTTCCCCTGTCTCAGATCTTTGACTCTCAAAGGGAAACCTCACTTCGCCGACTTCAACTTGGTCCCTCACGAGTGGGGAGGCTTTCTACACCCTTGGATCGATGCTTTGGCCAAGGGACGTGTAAAGCTCGAGGAGCTTAGGTTGAAGAGGATGGTTGTCTCTGACGAAAGCCTCGAGCTTCTTTCGCGTTCCTTTGTGGGTTTCAAGTCTTTGGTGCTTGTTAGCTGCGATGGGTTTACTACCGATGGCTTAGCCTCAATCGCTGCTAATTGCAG GAATCTTCGTGAGCTGGACTTGCAAGAGAATGAGATAGATGATCACAGAGGTCAATGGCTAAACTGTTTCCCAGACACCTGCACCACGCTCGTCTCCTTGAACTTCGCTTGTCTCAAAGGAGAGATCAATCTGTCTGCGTTAGAGAGACTCGTAGCGAGGTCGCCGAACCTGAAGAGCTTGAAGGTGAACCGTGCGGTGCCGCTAGATGCATTGGCGAGGCTGATGAGCTGTTGTGCGTCGCAGTTAGTTGATTTGGGAGTAGGGTGTTACGAGAATAACGAGCCGGAACCAGAGTCTTTTGCGAAGCTCTTGTTTGCTATAGCGAAATGCACCTCGTTGAGGAGCTTGTCAGGCTTCTCGGAGGTCGGTCAACTCTGCCTCACAGCGTTCATTCCCATATCCGCAAACCTCACCTCCTTGAATCTGAGCTATGCAGCTGAGATCCAAGGCAACCATCTCATAAAGTTTGTTCATTTTTGCAAGAGACTTCAACGGTTAtgg ATACTGGATAGTATTGGAGACAAAGGACTTGAGGTTGTTGCTTCTTCGTGTAAAGAGTTACAAGAGCTGAGAGTATTCCCTTCTGATCTACACGAtgaagaagacaacaacaacacagCTGTTACCGAGGTTGGACTGGTCGCAATCTCTGCTGGCTGTCCTAAGCTTCATTCGATACTCTACTTCTGCAAACAGATGACAAACGCAGCTCTCATCACCGTGGCGAAAAACTGTCCAAACTTCATCCGGTTCAGGCTATGCATCTTAGAGCCAAACAAACCAGACCACATCACGTCTCAGTCACTAGACGAAGGCTTTGGTGCGATAGTACAAGCCTGCAAGGGTCTAAGAAGACTCTCTGTCTCCGGTCTTTTAACAGACAAAGTCTTCCTCTACATCGGCATGTACGCAGAACAGCTTGAGATGCTGTCGATAGCCTTTGCTGGGGACACGGACAAAGGGATGTTGGATGTGTTGAACGGATGCAAGAAGCTGAGGAAGCTGGAGATTAGGGATAGTCCGTTTGGGAACGCTGCGCTTCTTGCTGATGTCGGTAAGTACGAAACAATGCGATCCCTTTGGATGTCGTCTTGTGAAGTAACGCTCGGTGGATGCAAGAGGCTCGCGAGGAATGCGCCGTGGCTTAACGTGGAGATCATCAATGAGAATGAGAGTGGGAGGATGGAGAggaatgaagaagatgagagagagaaggtTGATAGACTTTACCTTTACAGAACCGTGGTTGGGACTAGAAAGGATGCACCACCATGTGTTACGATTCTTTAG
- the LOC108822477 gene encoding uncharacterized protein LOC108822477, whose product MADVENQQDSSFPVKRKSDLCSKDEENVANKAQKLNPASSSADCESKDGGEVNGSSVEHLNSSISLEKGDLVAEEKQEGEEEEEDDHEEEEEEEEVDRKGKGISREDKGKGKLIEVEESDDSDDDDDEDDEDGDEYDESDLSDDPLAEVDLDNILPSRTRRRSIQPGVYISNERGGVNKDDDDDSSDDSDA is encoded by the coding sequence ATGGCCGACGTTGAGAACCAGCAAGATTCCTCGTTTCCGGTGAAGAGAAAGTCGGATCTCTGTTCGAAAGACGAGGAGAATGTGGCGAACAAGGCTCAGAAGCTTAATCCTGCATCGAGCTCTGCTGATTGTGAGTCTAAAGACGGAGGAGAAGTTAATGGAAGCAGCGTCGAGCATCTGAATTCATCGATCTCGCTTGAGAAAGGCGATCTTGTAGCTGAAGAGAAgcaagaaggagaagaagaagaggaagacgatcatgaagaagaagaagaggaagaagaggttgATAGGAAAGGGAAAGGTATATCGAGGGAGGATAAAGGAAAAGGGAAACTGATCGAAGTTGAGGAGAGTGAcgatagtgatgatgatgatgatgaagacgacGAAGATGGTGATGAATACGACGAAAGCGATTTGTCAGACGATCCTTTGGCGGAGGTGGATTTGGATAATATCCTTCCGTCGAGGACTAGGAGACGATCGATCCAGCCTGGAGTCTATATCTCCAATGAGCGTGGTGGAGTTaacaaggatgatgatgatgatagcaGCGATGATAGTGACGCTTAA